In uncultured Methanobrevibacter sp., one DNA window encodes the following:
- a CDS encoding right-handed parallel beta-helix repeat-containing protein has translation MLLIICVIGLTLNAVSAFNETDGDSNVFSINENIEPQKIKISDDGVVESNSDANNLTSEGGNTFEITQITYENYFNPRDGTILPNSGITSGDTIKIGNISNRAFVIDRPLTVMPITSNDKITNGYIHLIKGSDGSTITNLTINNTKGTLTFRGATVGQLHGIWLTNSNYNLISYNTIRIANTGGVYAMPMGWSSNNRIIYNDMKTYISSNIIMGQCHYNLISHNSLEVLSYSDLSVTNLIYFNPFNHADYSGSPLCLGNIISYNYLKGFCTLPMSIILQMTYANHDGTVVANNTIFKGSFGINLNGDNVSVYGNVVDNSATGINVAGKNFKVYNNTVSGSNQKAGIQVANNDNSTSKVYDNNVTFVDVVSAMSITGNVDAHDNIINVRNYGIGISISEDGANVHDNRIKTNNDDGISILGSNNKVDNNIITTNARGVSIPAKGNGIRYYNNTISRNTITSDSYGVYIAGLVYNTVIVDNVIETNSSVGIYKDITDELSTREEDNMVNGVILKSTAVIINDTNYYDFFDKDGNLMYEFPEGKTKVLILTFLTNKNIVLNEKINVISNKLSNLLFNVTITFKNNSSGSLIRDFNFINNNRKAIVLDNVKDVSITKNNINAEFKKGSSDDSVILIKNICENSIFSNNNIFINSKRSNVYAIKANDNNVYHGFLFANNTIIMISSSDCTAISADYLSDSKLKSNNINIISNGTSLGFDLSNSLDGVELSGNEIIIHADKNAYLIKLSNVNNSTIHDNKLYAQASEAYGIYAVNLADVSFNGNNISTFGCGGNSISGSNCNNLTVFNNLIHTNTSNPILFTENVKSNSFIIDDDNYGVYFDKNGNLKSDLVGEKATLILNLTNNQILKINSAIEISSFDDVSVSASIIFGDNASNSKIYGINFVNASITSINASNIQIFKNTFSNSTLTFCAAEKSIFKNNDVSEESKIIINNAKSIQILNNTFNITSSNLKVISILNAQNTLIKDNIINASSNSLVVICSNNSSCDDIRDNVITAFGDSSYAYMALNSNSAQFMDNNVYVSGDGIEQAGVLLINSSNNEISQNRIISHSENPREYAVEIMSDKNLDNKVVKNYLISANGLRYADEAVNAEFDMVDLNTPRDVFVSANGSDVAGDGSESNPYQTISKAIENALNHSIIYVSYGNYNESNIFINKNLTLISLGGKSAIDCGNNQLFNISEHSSFTISGFIIRNAHNVEGGSVFINNGKLLVNNSCIFNSSSYFDNSNPVFDRDVIYDDGGLKTAYTVDCRRTGMGGVILNRGELVINSTVFSNNLGHWGGVIADFGKTSIESSLFDSNTGVHGGVIFSNTTSPMNIKDSIFNNNVALTSIDYCAIRLYTTSWSIDEGNHHQRGSACELATGVGGVIYANNDILIENSEFISNSARTGGAIASYDGKSSPSLELRNSTFFNNRANDTRYSNGSNNLNYFQFSTGYHGGAILGNYNKLYVLGSEFYFNQAIQNGGAMQARAKDGKILDSIFTDNTAGISGGALDISDNFLIMRSIISNNSASYGGAIEYDSSVYYGHIQNNFNIYNSTISGNRALTKGGAFSFGSGNVSIRDSNIVDNFAPASSTVYTSTSSNAFDMRYNYWGRTPSGFAGPDDSVWSVSNNQFRPWYGQWIRWDTPVSNGDDSSKDDDGKNTNPIINPDPKDDAKHTGSSNTGSSASTGTTIGGRGNWPSYNGDGDGFNPGYNGIGNNHNGLFSSLGGRGYSGQNINGVANANSNSQHNSNANGNVNTDSLSKSNSSTYNPNFASIGMTANSAASASSAQSGSQGEGGSSSTGAESVSKSYEVKELEEVVKDENSMIKFLIITFITLFLLIVGYKRNEKEEEY, from the coding sequence TTGCTGTTAATTATTTGTGTTATTGGCTTAACTTTAAATGCAGTATCAGCTTTCAATGAAACTGATGGTGACAGTAATGTATTTTCCATAAATGAGAATATTGAACCTCAAAAAATTAAAATTTCAGATGATGGTGTCGTGGAGAGTAATTCTGATGCCAATAATTTAACTTCAGAAGGCGGAAACACATTTGAAATTACTCAAATTACTTATGAAAATTATTTCAATCCAAGAGACGGTACAATTTTGCCGAACAGTGGAATTACAAGTGGTGACACAATAAAAATAGGAAATATATCCAACAGGGCATTTGTCATAGACCGTCCACTCACTGTAATGCCAATCACTTCAAACGACAAGATTACAAATGGTTATATTCATTTAATCAAGGGTAGTGACGGTTCAACCATAACAAATCTTACAATTAACAATACAAAGGGCACATTGACATTTAGAGGTGCAACCGTCGGTCAATTGCATGGTATCTGGTTAACTAATTCCAATTATAATCTAATTTCATATAATACAATCAGAATTGCCAATACTGGAGGAGTTTATGCCATGCCTATGGGCTGGTCCAGCAATAACAGAATCATTTACAATGATATGAAAACTTATATTTCATCAAACATTATTATGGGCCAATGTCATTATAATTTAATATCTCATAACAGTCTTGAGGTATTGTCCTATTCTGACCTATCCGTTACTAATTTAATTTACTTCAATCCGTTCAATCATGCAGATTATTCAGGTTCTCCATTATGTCTTGGCAATATAATTTCTTACAATTATCTTAAAGGATTCTGCACACTTCCAATGTCCATCATTTTGCAGATGACTTATGCAAATCATGATGGAACTGTTGTTGCCAACAATACTATTTTCAAAGGGTCATTTGGTATTAATTTAAATGGTGACAATGTATCCGTTTATGGAAATGTTGTGGATAATAGTGCTACAGGCATAAATGTTGCTGGAAAAAATTTCAAGGTATATAACAACACTGTAAGCGGCAGCAATCAAAAAGCGGGAATTCAGGTAGCAAACAATGATAATTCAACTTCCAAGGTCTATGACAACAATGTTACATTTGTTGATGTCGTATCTGCCATGAGTATAACAGGCAATGTCGATGCACATGACAATATAATAAATGTCAGGAACTATGGAATAGGAATATCCATCAGTGAAGATGGGGCAAACGTTCATGACAACAGAATCAAGACAAACAATGATGATGGCATATCTATTTTGGGCAGTAACAATAAGGTTGACAATAATATAATAACTACCAATGCAAGGGGAGTTTCAATACCTGCAAAAGGAAACGGCATTAGATATTATAATAATACGATTTCACGAAACACCATTACAAGCGACAGCTATGGTGTTTACATTGCGGGATTGGTATACAATACGGTCATTGTTGACAATGTTATAGAGACAAATAGCAGTGTCGGTATTTACAAGGATATTACTGATGAACTGTCTACTCGTGAAGAGGACAATATGGTGAATGGTGTCATACTGAAATCCACTGCAGTAATTATTAACGATACCAACTATTATGATTTCTTTGATAAGGATGGAAATCTGATGTATGAGTTTCCGGAAGGCAAAACTAAAGTACTAATATTAACATTCCTGACAAATAAGAATATAGTTCTAAATGAAAAAATTAATGTGATAAGTAATAAATTAAGTAATTTGCTATTTAACGTCACAATAACATTTAAAAATAACTCAAGCGGATCACTCATTCGTGATTTTAATTTTATAAACAATAACCGTAAAGCTATTGTACTTGATAACGTAAAGGATGTCAGCATTACTAAAAATAACATTAATGCTGAATTCAAAAAGGGAAGTTCGGACGATTCAGTTATCTTGATTAAAAATATTTGTGAAAATTCAATTTTCTCAAATAACAATATATTCATTAACTCCAAACGCAGCAATGTTTATGCAATTAAAGCAAATGATAATAATGTCTATCATGGATTTTTATTTGCTAACAATACCATAATTATGATTTCATCATCTGACTGTACTGCAATTTCTGCAGATTATTTGAGTGATTCTAAATTGAAATCAAACAATATTAATATTATATCCAACGGAACTTCATTAGGATTTGATTTATCTAACTCATTGGATGGTGTTGAACTGTCCGGCAATGAAATAATAATTCATGCGGATAAAAACGCATATTTAATCAAATTATCCAACGTTAATAATTCAACAATACATGATAATAAGTTATATGCACAAGCAAGTGAAGCTTATGGAATCTATGCAGTTAATTTAGCAGATGTTTCATTTAATGGAAATAATATTTCAACTTTTGGATGTGGTGGAAATTCAATATCTGGTTCAAATTGCAATAATTTGACCGTATTTAATAATTTAATTCACACAAACACTTCAAATCCAATCTTATTCACTGAAAATGTCAAATCCAACTCATTCATCATTGATGACGATAATTATGGTGTCTATTTTGATAAAAATGGAAACTTAAAAAGCGATTTGGTTGGTGAAAAAGCTACATTGATTTTAAATTTGACAAATAATCAGATTCTTAAAATCAACTCTGCTATTGAAATTTCTTCATTTGATGATGTTTCAGTATCGGCTTCCATAATATTTGGTGATAATGCTTCAAATTCAAAAATATATGGAATTAATTTTGTAAATGCTAGCATTACCTCAATCAATGCTTCAAATATTCAAATATTTAAAAATACTTTTTCAAACTCCACATTAACATTTTGTGCTGCTGAAAAGAGTATATTTAAAAACAATGATGTTTCAGAGGAATCCAAAATTATCATAAACAATGCAAAATCAATTCAAATTTTAAATAACACTTTCAACATAACTTCCAGTAATTTAAAAGTCATTTCTATTTTAAATGCTCAAAATACATTAATTAAAGATAATATCATCAATGCAAGTTCAAATTCACTGGTTGTTATTTGTTCCAATAATTCTTCCTGTGATGATATTAGAGATAATGTAATAACAGCATTTGGCGATTCTTCTTATGCCTATATGGCTTTGAATTCTAATTCCGCTCAGTTTATGGATAATAATGTTTATGTTAGTGGGGATGGGATAGAACAGGCCGGGGTTTTATTGATAAACTCTTCAAACAATGAAATATCTCAAAATCGCATTATTTCACACTCTGAAAACCCTCGGGAATATGCTGTTGAGATTATGAGTGATAAGAATCTCGACAACAAAGTTGTTAAAAATTATCTGATTAGTGCAAATGGTTTAAGATATGCCGATGAGGCTGTTAATGCAGAATTTGATATGGTTGATTTAAATACTCCTAGGGATGTTTTCGTTTCAGCTAATGGAAGTGATGTGGCTGGTGACGGTAGTGAATCAAATCCTTATCAGACAATTTCTAAAGCTATTGAGAATGCTCTAAACCACTCAATAATTTATGTTTCATATGGAAATTACAATGAATCAAATATTTTTATCAATAAAAACTTAACTCTCATTAGTTTGGGTGGTAAATCAGCAATAGATTGTGGAAACAATCAGCTATTTAACATATCCGAGCATTCATCATTTACAATATCCGGATTCATTATTAGGAATGCTCACAATGTTGAAGGAGGTTCCGTATTTATCAACAATGGTAAATTGCTTGTCAACAACTCATGCATTTTCAATTCCAGTTCATATTTTGACAATTCAAACCCTGTTTTCGATAGGGATGTAATCTATGATGATGGAGGTTTAAAAACAGCATACACAGTTGACTGCAGAAGAACAGGTATGGGGGGAGTTATTTTAAACAGGGGAGAACTAGTCATTAACTCTACAGTATTTTCAAATAATTTAGGTCATTGGGGTGGAGTCATAGCCGATTTCGGAAAAACATCTATAGAATCCAGTTTATTTGACAGTAACACTGGAGTTCATGGAGGGGTGATATTTTCAAACACTACATCTCCAATGAATATTAAAGATTCCATATTCAACAATAATGTTGCATTAACAAGCATTGACTACTGTGCAATAAGATTATACACAACAAGTTGGAGCATTGATGAAGGAAATCACCACCAACGTGGATCAGCATGTGAATTGGCTACAGGCGTAGGTGGGGTAATTTATGCAAATAATGATATTTTAATTGAAAATTCAGAATTCATTTCAAATTCTGCAAGAACTGGTGGAGCTATTGCATCTTATGATGGTAAATCCTCACCAAGTCTTGAATTAAGGAATTCTACATTTTTCAACAATAGAGCCAATGACACTAGATACTCAAATGGCTCAAACAATTTGAATTATTTCCAGTTCTCCACAGGATATCATGGTGGCGCAATATTGGGAAATTATAATAAATTGTATGTCTTGGGTAGTGAATTCTACTTCAATCAGGCCATTCAAAATGGTGGTGCAATGCAGGCAAGAGCAAAAGATGGTAAAATTCTAGATTCAATATTCACAGATAATACTGCAGGTATTAGCGGAGGAGCATTGGATATTTCCGATAATTTCTTAATAATGAGGTCAATCATTTCAAACAATTCAGCTAGTTATGGTGGAGCGATAGAATACGACTCCTCCGTATATTATGGACATATTCAGAATAATTTCAACATTTACAATTCAACAATATCTGGAAATAGGGCATTGACAAAAGGTGGGGCATTTAGTTTCGGTTCTGGAAATGTCTCTATCCGTGATTCAAATATTGTGGACAATTTTGCTCCAGCTTCAAGTACAGTCTACACAAGTACTAGCAGCAATGCATTTGACATGAGATACAACTATTGGGGAAGAACCCCAAGCGGATTTGCAGGACCTGACGATTCAGTATGGTCAGTAAGCAATAACCAGTTCAGGCCATGGTATGGGCAATGGATCAGATGGGATACACCAGTATCCAATGGAGACGATTCATCCAAAGATGATGATGGCAAGAATACCAATCCTATAATTAACCCAGACCCTAAAGATGATGCAAAGCACACTGGTTCATCAAATACAGGTTCAAGTGCATCAACAGGAACAACAATTGGTGGAAGGGGAAATTGGCCTTCTTATAATGGTGATGGCGACGGATTTAACCCTGGATATAATGGAATCGGGAATAATCATAATGGATTGTTTTCCTCACTTGGCGGAAGAGGATATTCAGGTCAGAATATTAATGGGGTGGCAAATGCCAATTCAAACTCTCAACATAACTCCAATGCCAACGGTAATGTGAACACTGACAGTTTAAGCAAATCCAACAGTTCCACATATAATCCAAACTTTGCATCAATTGGAATGACTGCTAATTCAGCAGCTTCAGCTTCTTCTGCTCAAAGTGGTTCTCAAGGCGAAGGTGGAAGTTCATCAACTGGTGCTGAAAGTGTGTCCAAATCATATGAAGTCAAAGAACTAGAAGAAGTAGTGAAAGATGAAAATTCAATGATTAAATTCTTAATAATAACATTTATAACATTATTTTTATTGATTGTAGGCTATAAGCGCAATGAAAAAGAGGAAGAATATTAG